The following proteins come from a genomic window of Paucimonas lemoignei:
- the fecR3 gene encoding FecR protein gives MNNHAQTRQIAEDAAHFLVLLESGTASADDRARLQRWREQSAHHEQTWQKAQGLRQRFATLPPELAMASLDRPDLGRRTALKRALVVAALLPAGWMLAQQAPIAALRADMRTAAGDRRDIRLQYGSLLQLDTASALNIELEQGRRLLTLIEGEMALNMGNDVKAMTIKTRQGRVQVSGADLCVRQLDDDCLISVWRGDVELFPEHGPSMRLQPGQRATMSAAQVSPAQPFDTRQPGWRQGVLSVENQPLGAFLADLSRYRPGILRWEPELERLKVTGTFRLDDTDQILQLLAASLGLQVHSRTRYWVTLAPGKVSV, from the coding sequence ATGAACAACCACGCTCAGACGCGACAGATCGCCGAAGACGCGGCGCACTTTCTGGTGCTACTGGAATCCGGCACTGCCAGCGCTGATGATCGTGCCCGGTTGCAGCGCTGGCGCGAGCAGTCGGCTCATCACGAGCAGACCTGGCAAAAAGCCCAGGGCTTGCGCCAACGCTTCGCAACGTTGCCGCCCGAACTGGCCATGGCCAGCCTCGACCGACCGGACCTGGGCCGTCGAACGGCGCTCAAACGTGCACTGGTTGTGGCGGCGTTGCTTCCGGCAGGTTGGATGCTCGCCCAGCAGGCACCCATTGCCGCCTTGCGTGCCGACATGCGCACCGCAGCAGGTGATCGCCGGGATATCCGTCTGCAGTACGGCAGCCTGCTGCAACTGGATACCGCCAGCGCGCTGAACATCGAGCTGGAGCAGGGCAGGCGGCTGCTGACGTTGATCGAAGGCGAGATGGCCCTGAACATGGGCAACGATGTGAAAGCCATGACCATCAAGACTCGCCAGGGCAGGGTGCAGGTCAGCGGGGCGGATCTGTGTGTTCGTCAACTGGACGACGATTGCCTGATCTCGGTATGGCGTGGCGATGTCGAGCTGTTTCCCGAACACGGCCCGTCCATGCGTTTGCAACCCGGTCAGCGGGCCACGATGAGTGCCGCGCAGGTTTCGCCCGCCCAGCCGTTTGACACCCGGCAGCCCGGCTGGCGTCAGGGCGTGCTGAGTGTCGAAAATCAGCCGTTGGGGGCGTTTCTCGCAGATTTGAGCCGTTATCGACCCGGCATTCTGCGCTGGGAGCCTGAGCTGGAGCGGTTGAAAGTCACGGGCACCTTCCGCCTGGATGACACCGACCAGATCCTGCAACTGCTGGCCGCCAGCCTGGGGCTGCAGGTGCACAGCCGGACCCGTTACTGGGTCACCCTGGCCCCGGGCAAAGTATCGGTCTGA
- the fecI_4 gene encoding heme uptake regulator, which yields MMRQAVGASAPTLENFYREHRSWLENWLRCRLGNAWDAADLSQDTFVRVLASQHSEPLHSLREPRAYLLTVGKRLLINHYQRRSLEQAYLQALATLPETVIPSPEQRWVLLETLQALDELLDALPLAVRRAFLWAQLEGLNYSQIAERLKVSERTVKRYMAQAYTHCLMLEP from the coding sequence ATGATGAGGCAAGCAGTTGGGGCGTCAGCGCCTACCCTGGAGAATTTCTACCGTGAGCATCGCAGTTGGCTGGAAAACTGGCTGCGCTGCCGTTTGGGCAATGCGTGGGATGCCGCTGATTTGAGTCAGGATACCTTCGTTCGGGTGCTGGCCAGCCAACACAGCGAGCCATTGCACAGCTTGCGCGAGCCCCGGGCTTATCTGCTGACGGTAGGCAAGCGCCTGCTGATCAACCACTACCAGCGGCGCAGCCTCGAACAGGCTTACCTCCAGGCGCTGGCGACCCTTCCAGAGACCGTCATCCCGTCACCGGAACAGCGTTGGGTCCTGCTCGAAACTCTGCAAGCCCTGGATGAACTGCTCGATGCATTGCCACTGGCGGTGCGCCGGGCTTTTTTGTGGGCGCAGCTTGAGGGGCTCAACTACTCGCAGATTGCCGAGCGCTTGAAGGTGTCCGAACGTACGGTCAAGCGCTACATGGCCCAGGCCTACACCCATTGCCTGATGCTTGAGCCATGA
- the araH gene encoding L-arabinose transporter permease yields MSNETSLAAPRQGLNLRRFIDDWAMLMAAVGIFALCTLLIDNFMSPLNMRGLGLAISTVGIAACTMLFCLASGHFDLSVGSVLACSGVIAGIVIRDTDSLFLGVSAALAMGLVVGLVNGIVIAKLRINALIATLATMQIVRGLAYIFSNGKAVGVSNEDFFVFGNGQVYGVPVPILITIVCFAFFGWLLNYTTYGRNSLAIGGNQEAALLAGVHVDRTKIIIFAVHGLIGALAGVVLASRMTSGQPMIGQGFELTVISACVLGGVSLSGGIGMIRHVIAGVLILAIIENAMNLKNIDTFYQYVIRGSILLLAVIIDRMKRR; encoded by the coding sequence ATGTCTAACGAAACCAGTCTGGCGGCTCCACGCCAAGGCCTGAACCTGCGTCGGTTTATCGATGACTGGGCAATGCTCATGGCTGCCGTGGGCATCTTTGCGCTGTGTACGCTGCTCATCGATAACTTCATGTCGCCCCTGAACATGCGCGGCCTGGGCCTGGCGATTTCCACCGTGGGGATTGCCGCCTGCACCATGCTGTTCTGCCTGGCTTCCGGGCACTTCGACTTGTCGGTGGGTTCGGTGCTGGCCTGTTCCGGGGTGATTGCCGGGATTGTGATACGTGACACCGACAGCCTGTTTCTCGGCGTGTCAGCCGCGCTGGCCATGGGCCTGGTGGTGGGGCTGGTCAACGGCATCGTGATTGCCAAGCTGCGGATCAACGCGTTGATCGCCACGCTGGCGACCATGCAGATCGTCCGTGGCCTGGCGTACATCTTCTCCAATGGCAAGGCGGTGGGGGTTTCAAACGAGGACTTCTTCGTGTTCGGCAACGGCCAGGTGTATGGCGTGCCGGTGCCGATCCTGATCACCATCGTCTGCTTTGCGTTCTTTGGCTGGCTGCTCAACTACACCACCTACGGGCGCAACTCCCTGGCCATCGGCGGCAATCAGGAAGCAGCGTTGCTGGCCGGGGTGCATGTAGATCGCACCAAGATCATTATTTTTGCCGTGCACGGTTTGATCGGCGCACTGGCGGGCGTGGTACTGGCCTCACGCATGACCTCCGGTCAGCCAATGATCGGCCAGGGTTTCGAACTCACGGTAATCTCGGCCTGCGTGCTGGGCGGGGTGTCGCTCAGCGGTGGCATCGGCATGATCCGCCATGTGATTGCCGGGGTGTTGATCCTGGCCATCATCGAAAATGCCATGAACCTGAAAAACATCGACACCTTCTATCAATACGTCATCCGTGGCTCGATTCTGTTGCTGGCGGTGATTATTGATCGGATGAAGCGGCGCTGA
- the araG_2 gene encoding L-arabinose transporter ATP-binding protein: MQPVAIAQQHPAGSLRFNGIGKTFPGVRALSDITFEARPGSVHALMGENGAGKSTLLKILGGSYQPNSGGLSIGDQPYTFKSTADSIAAGIAVIHQELQLVPEMSVAENLLLGHMPSRWGMVNRRAMFRQARELLKGLADEIDPAMRLGDLSLGQRQLVEIAKAMSRNAHVIAFDEPTSSLSAREIDRLMAIIVKLRDEGRVILYVSHRMEEIFRVCDAVTVFKDGRFVRTFEDMAQLDHDRLVTCMVGRDIQDIYNYRPREHKGAGLRVTGLLGPGLQEPVTFAVQKGEVLGFFGLVGAGRTEMFRLLSGLTRSKSGTLQIDGKNLELRSPRDAIAAGILLCPEDRKKEGIVPLSSVAENINMGARPRHVHLGCLIQGRWEKSNANHQIKAMNVKTPSPDQQMLYLSGGNQQKAILGRWLSMPMKVLLLDEPTRGIDIGAKSEIYQIIHNLAADGIAVIVVSSDLMEVMGIADRILVMSEGAITGELNRDEANEARLLQLALPRTRG; the protein is encoded by the coding sequence ATGCAACCAGTCGCAATTGCTCAACAGCACCCCGCCGGTAGCCTGCGCTTCAATGGCATCGGCAAGACCTTTCCCGGCGTGCGCGCGCTGTCAGATATCACCTTTGAAGCACGCCCAGGCAGCGTGCATGCGCTGATGGGTGAAAACGGCGCAGGCAAATCAACGCTGCTGAAGATTCTGGGCGGCTCGTACCAGCCCAACAGCGGCGGCCTGTCCATCGGCGACCAGCCTTACACGTTCAAATCCACCGCCGACAGCATCGCGGCGGGCATCGCGGTGATCCACCAAGAGCTGCAACTGGTGCCGGAAATGTCGGTAGCGGAAAACCTGCTGCTGGGGCACATGCCCAGCCGCTGGGGCATGGTCAACCGGCGCGCGATGTTCCGTCAGGCGCGAGAGCTGCTCAAGGGCCTGGCTGACGAAATCGATCCGGCCATGCGTTTGGGGGACTTATCCCTCGGCCAGCGCCAGTTGGTGGAAATCGCCAAGGCCATGTCGCGCAACGCCCACGTCATTGCTTTTGATGAACCCACCAGCAGCCTGTCCGCGCGTGAAATCGACCGGCTGATGGCAATCATCGTCAAGCTGCGCGACGAAGGCCGAGTGATTCTCTATGTCTCCCACCGCATGGAAGAAATCTTCCGGGTGTGCGACGCAGTCACCGTGTTCAAGGACGGCCGCTTCGTGCGCACCTTCGAGGACATGGCGCAACTGGACCACGACCGACTAGTGACCTGTATGGTCGGGCGCGACATTCAGGACATCTACAACTACCGCCCCCGCGAGCATAAAGGCGCTGGCTTGCGTGTCACCGGTCTGTTGGGGCCAGGGCTGCAGGAGCCGGTGACTTTTGCCGTGCAGAAAGGCGAGGTGCTGGGCTTCTTCGGGCTGGTGGGCGCAGGCCGTACCGAGATGTTTCGCCTGTTGTCGGGCCTGACCCGCAGCAAGTCCGGCACGTTGCAGATCGATGGAAAGAACCTGGAGTTGCGCTCCCCACGGGATGCCATCGCCGCCGGGATTCTGCTCTGCCCCGAAGACCGCAAGAAAGAGGGCATCGTGCCGCTGTCCAGCGTGGCCGAGAACATCAACATGGGGGCGCGCCCTCGTCACGTTCACCTGGGCTGCCTGATTCAAGGTCGGTGGGAAAAGAGCAACGCCAACCACCAGATCAAAGCCATGAACGTGAAGACGCCGTCGCCGGATCAGCAAATGCTTTACCTCTCCGGCGGCAATCAGCAGAAGGCGATTCTGGGGCGCTGGCTGTCGATGCCGATGAAGGTGCTGCTGCTGGATGAACCGACCCGAGGCATCGACATCGGTGCCAAATCCGAGATTTACCAGATCATTCATAACCTGGCCGCTGACGGCATTGCCGTGATCGTTGTCTCCAGCGACCTGATGGAAGTCATGGGCATCGCCGACCGGATTCTGGTCATGAGTGAAGGCGCCATCACCGGCGAGCTGAACCGCGACGAGGCCAACGAAGCGCGGCTGTTGCAGTTGGCGTTGCCGCGCACCCGTGGCTGA
- the abP gene encoding L-arabinose ABC transporter substrate-binding protein: MLSRHGIRSLCCAAVATAVLGLSGAVSAAEEVKIGFLVKQAEEPWFQTEWAFAEKAGKDHGFTVVKIAVPDGEKTLSAIDSLAANGVKGFVICPPDVSLGPAIVAKAKANGMKVMAVDDRFVDAKGKFMEDVPYLGMAAFEVGQKQGAAMAAEAKNRNWDWKDTYAIINTYNELDTGKKRTDGSVDALKKAGFPEDHILFTAQKTLDVPGSMESTNSALPKLPSAAKNLIIGGMNDNTVLGGVRATAGAGFKPANVIGIGINGTDAIDELKKKESGFFGSMLPSPDKEGYNTALMVYEWVTKGTEPPKYTAMDDVTLITRANFQEVLTKIGLWK; this comes from the coding sequence ATGTTGAGTCGTCACGGGATTCGCTCCCTTTGCTGTGCCGCTGTTGCTACTGCTGTGCTGGGTCTGTCTGGCGCAGTTTCCGCTGCCGAAGAAGTCAAGATCGGCTTCCTCGTCAAACAGGCCGAAGAACCCTGGTTCCAGACCGAATGGGCCTTCGCAGAAAAAGCGGGCAAGGATCACGGGTTCACCGTGGTCAAGATCGCCGTCCCAGACGGTGAGAAAACCCTCTCTGCGATTGACAGCCTGGCCGCCAATGGCGTGAAGGGCTTCGTCATCTGCCCGCCTGATGTGTCCCTGGGCCCTGCCATCGTCGCCAAAGCCAAGGCCAACGGCATGAAAGTCATGGCGGTGGATGATCGCTTTGTCGATGCCAAAGGCAAATTCATGGAGGACGTGCCCTACCTGGGCATGGCCGCGTTTGAAGTCGGCCAGAAGCAGGGCGCCGCCATGGCCGCCGAAGCGAAGAATCGCAACTGGGACTGGAAAGACACCTACGCGATCATCAACACCTACAACGAGCTGGACACCGGCAAGAAGCGCACTGACGGTTCAGTCGATGCGTTGAAAAAAGCAGGCTTCCCGGAAGATCACATCCTCTTTACTGCACAGAAAACCCTCGATGTCCCTGGCAGCATGGAGTCCACCAACTCGGCCTTGCCTAAACTGCCGTCGGCCGCGAAAAACCTGATCATCGGCGGCATGAACGACAACACCGTGCTGGGCGGCGTCCGCGCCACGGCAGGCGCGGGCTTCAAGCCAGCCAACGTGATCGGCATCGGCATCAATGGCACTGATGCCATCGATGAGCTGAAAAAGAAGGAAAGCGGCTTCTTCGGCTCGATGCTGCCAAGCCCTGACAAAGAAGGCTACAACACGGCGCTCATGGTCTACGAGTGGGTCACCAAGGGCACGGAGCCGCCTAAATACACCGCGATGGATGACGTGACGCTGATCACCCGGGCGAACTTCCAGGAAGTACTGACCAAGATTGGTTTGTGGAAGTAG
- a CDS encoding senescence marker protein-30, giving the protein MQWLPVSAHRFMLGEGPFWDADTQTLYWVDIAGRLACRLFEDQYQQWHLPEPVSAFIPTTHGDALVTLASGVYRLDLDSPGYTPALTLLCRADPVAGNRANEARCDAQGRLWLGTMQNNLDEQGGDLPILRRSGGVFRIDADATATALLGGQGIVNTLLWNASGDRLYSADSLDGVIYQYPILPEGGLGERSVWAAKHPRGVPDGSAMDAEGFTWNARWGGSCLIRFAPDGSVDRVVDLPVSHPTSCVFGGPDMTTLYITSAAPADASGQFDGALLMANVGVGGTHSIRFAG; this is encoded by the coding sequence ATGCAATGGCTGCCTGTCTCGGCACACCGTTTCATGCTGGGTGAAGGTCCGTTCTGGGACGCTGACACCCAGACGCTGTATTGGGTCGATATCGCGGGCCGGCTCGCTTGCCGGCTGTTCGAGGATCAATACCAGCAATGGCATTTGCCGGAACCTGTCTCGGCGTTCATTCCCACCACCCATGGCGACGCACTGGTGACCCTGGCCAGCGGCGTGTATCGCCTTGATCTTGATTCTCCTGGCTACACACCGGCACTCACACTGTTGTGCCGTGCTGACCCGGTGGCCGGTAATCGTGCCAATGAAGCCCGCTGCGATGCTCAAGGCCGACTCTGGCTGGGCACCATGCAGAACAACCTGGACGAGCAGGGCGGCGATTTGCCCATTCTGCGGCGCTCCGGTGGGGTGTTTCGTATAGATGCCGACGCCACCGCTACAGCACTGCTCGGCGGCCAGGGCATCGTCAACACCCTGCTGTGGAATGCCAGCGGCGACAGGCTGTACAGCGCCGACAGTCTCGATGGGGTGATCTATCAGTATCCGATCCTTCCTGAGGGCGGGCTGGGCGAGCGTTCGGTCTGGGCCGCCAAGCATCCACGCGGGGTGCCGGATGGCTCGGCCATGGACGCTGAAGGGTTCACCTGGAATGCCCGCTGGGGAGGCAGCTGCCTGATCCGCTTTGCGCCGGACGGCAGCGTGGACCGGGTTGTTGACCTGCCCGTGAGCCACCCCACCAGCTGCGTTTTTGGCGGCCCTGACATGACCACCCTGTACATCACCAGCGCCGCGCCGGCAGATGCCTCGGGACAATTCGACGGTGCGCTGCTAATGGCCAACGTGGGCGTTGGCGGGACGCATTCAATCCGTTTCGCGGGCTGA
- the mro gene encoding aldose 1-epimerase, with protein sequence MKPSALLSSFGLSLMIATLTANAASLSSEHSAFGSTADGTAVEKYTLRNSHGVEASIITYGATLQSLLVPDKSGKVADVVLGFDDVKGYQDNGTVYFGATIGRFGNRLANGQFSLDGKTYQVPQNDKTNALHGGTQGFDKRVWKAEPSDANGWVGVKLTYLSPDGEMGFPGNLKTEVTYSLNEKNELRIQYHATTDKPTVLNLTNHSYFNLAGAGNGDVLKQVAMMHASHYTPVNEKLIPTGELPAVKGTPMDFLTPTAIGKNIHADHQQLKYAEPKQGGFDFNWVLDTKGDVSKLAAEVSDPQSGRRLQLFTSEPGVQLYTGNFLDGSIHGKGGKVYPHWGAFTLETQHYPDAPNQPKFQSTRLDPGKTYTQTTVFKLSAH encoded by the coding sequence ATGAAACCCTCTGCACTGCTCAGCAGTTTTGGACTGTCCTTGATGATCGCCACCCTCACCGCCAACGCGGCCAGCCTGTCCAGCGAACACAGCGCATTCGGCAGCACTGCCGATGGCACTGCGGTCGAGAAGTACACCCTGCGCAACAGCCATGGCGTTGAAGCCAGCATCATCACCTATGGCGCGACTCTGCAATCGCTGCTGGTGCCCGACAAGAGCGGCAAGGTGGCCGATGTGGTGCTGGGTTTCGATGATGTCAAAGGCTATCAAGACAACGGCACGGTGTACTTCGGCGCGACCATCGGTCGATTTGGCAACCGCTTGGCCAACGGCCAGTTCAGCCTGGATGGCAAAACGTATCAGGTGCCCCAGAACGACAAGACCAACGCCCTGCACGGTGGCACTCAGGGTTTTGACAAGCGCGTCTGGAAGGCCGAGCCAAGCGATGCGAATGGCTGGGTGGGCGTCAAGCTGACCTACCTGTCACCGGATGGCGAAATGGGTTTTCCTGGCAATCTCAAGACCGAGGTCACCTACAGCCTCAACGAGAAAAACGAGCTGCGCATCCAGTACCACGCCACTACCGACAAGCCCACGGTGCTCAACCTGACCAACCACAGCTACTTCAACCTGGCAGGTGCAGGCAATGGCGATGTACTCAAACAAGTGGCGATGATGCACGCGTCGCACTACACGCCGGTCAACGAAAAGCTGATCCCTACCGGCGAACTGCCCGCGGTAAAAGGCACGCCCATGGACTTCCTTACACCCACCGCGATTGGCAAGAACATCCACGCCGACCATCAGCAACTGAAGTATGCCGAGCCCAAGCAAGGCGGCTTTGACTTCAACTGGGTGCTGGATACCAAAGGCGACGTGAGCAAGCTGGCGGCAGAAGTCAGCGACCCGCAATCGGGCCGTCGTTTGCAATTGTTCACCAGCGAGCCCGGCGTGCAGCTGTATACCGGCAACTTCCTGGACGGCAGCATCCACGGCAAGGGCGGCAAGGTTTACCCGCACTGGGGCGCCTTCACCCTGGAAACCCAGCATTACCCGGACGCCCCGAACCAGCCGAAATTCCAGAGCACACGGCTTGATCCGGGCAAGACCTATACCCAGACGACAGTGTTTAAATTATCAGCGCACTAA
- a CDS encoding periplasmic solute binding protein, whose translation MKRSKLFGTLAAFALSAFSVLAQAKALEAVASFTVIADMVQNVGGERVHVTSLIGPNGDPHVYEPTPADAQALKRADVAFVSGLHLEGWMDRLIKASGYKGEPVVLSNGIKTRSMEEDGQRITDPHAWNSAANAVIYVRNIVEALKKADPAGASVYQTNGERYSAQLQALDSYAREQIKGIPVAQRKVLTSHDAFGYFGDAYGVTFLSPLGFSTESEASAADVGKLIRQIKAEHVSAYFFENSGDPRLVKQIADASGAKPGGELYVEALSPADGPAASYVQMFRYNVDQLVKAMKGQ comes from the coding sequence ATGAAACGATCAAAGTTGTTCGGCACACTCGCGGCCTTTGCGCTGTCTGCGTTTAGCGTTCTGGCTCAGGCCAAGGCACTCGAAGCGGTGGCTTCGTTCACTGTCATCGCCGACATGGTGCAGAACGTCGGCGGCGAGCGGGTGCATGTCACCTCGCTGATCGGGCCTAATGGCGACCCACACGTCTACGAGCCCACCCCGGCTGATGCCCAAGCTTTGAAAAGGGCCGACGTGGCGTTCGTCAGCGGGCTGCACCTGGAAGGCTGGATGGACCGTTTGATCAAGGCCTCGGGTTACAAAGGCGAGCCGGTGGTGCTGTCCAACGGCATCAAGACCCGCAGCATGGAAGAAGACGGCCAGCGCATCACCGATCCCCACGCCTGGAACAGCGCCGCCAACGCGGTGATCTACGTGCGCAATATCGTTGAGGCATTGAAGAAGGCCGACCCGGCGGGTGCCAGCGTCTATCAGACCAATGGCGAGCGCTACAGCGCGCAGTTGCAGGCGCTGGACAGCTACGCCCGTGAGCAGATCAAGGGCATCCCTGTCGCCCAACGCAAGGTCCTGACGTCCCATGACGCTTTCGGCTATTTCGGCGATGCCTATGGCGTGACCTTCCTGTCGCCGCTGGGGTTTTCCACTGAGTCAGAAGCCTCGGCAGCGGATGTCGGCAAGCTGATCCGGCAGATCAAGGCTGAGCACGTCAGTGCGTATTTCTTCGAAAACTCCGGTGATCCGCGCCTAGTCAAACAGATCGCCGATGCCAGCGGCGCCAAGCCGGGCGGCGAGCTGTACGTGGAAGCACTGTCGCCTGCCGATGGTCCGGCAGCCAGCTACGTGCAGATGTTCCGCTACAACGTGGATCAGTTGGTCAAGGCGATGAAGGGTCAGTGA
- the mntB gene encoding cation ABC transporter permease has protein sequence MGVGGLIAGLAVALLSGLVSRLTALREDASFASFYLTSLAAGVMIVSLHGSNVDLLHVLFGTILAIDSDAIYMVGGIASFTVILLAVIYRPLVLECFDPGFLRAVGGRGSLYHVLFLLLVVLNLVAGFQALGTLMAVGMMMLPATAARFWATSLSALVLISTLVATLSGLIGLIISYHMGVASGPAIVLTASAFYGFSLLFGRTGILRRLFPQSHLAG, from the coding sequence ATGGGCGTGGGCGGCCTGATTGCCGGGCTGGCGGTGGCATTGCTCTCGGGCCTGGTCAGCCGGCTCACCGCATTGCGCGAAGACGCGAGTTTCGCCAGCTTCTACCTGACCTCTTTGGCAGCCGGGGTGATGATCGTTTCCCTGCACGGCTCCAATGTCGACCTGCTGCACGTGCTGTTCGGCACCATCCTGGCCATCGATTCGGACGCCATTTACATGGTCGGCGGCATTGCCTCGTTCACGGTGATCCTGTTGGCGGTGATCTATCGGCCGCTGGTTCTGGAGTGCTTCGATCCTGGTTTCCTGCGTGCCGTGGGGGGGCGCGGTTCGTTGTATCACGTGCTGTTTCTGCTGCTGGTGGTGCTCAACCTGGTGGCCGGGTTTCAGGCCCTAGGCACGCTGATGGCGGTGGGCATGATGATGCTGCCCGCCACGGCCGCGCGCTTCTGGGCCACTTCGCTCAGCGCCCTGGTATTGATTTCGACGCTGGTGGCGACGTTGTCGGGGCTGATCGGGTTGATCATTTCCTATCACATGGGCGTCGCATCCGGCCCGGCCATTGTCCTGACCGCGAGTGCGTTCTACGGGTTTTCGCTGCTGTTTGGCCGGACCGGCATTTTGCGGCGGCTGTTTCCTCAATCCCATCTGGCTGGCTGA
- the fhuC_2 gene encoding cation ABC transporter ATP-binding protein gives MSAAISLKDLTVAYERRPAVHHMSGRFEAGSLTAIVGPNGAGKSTLIKAIAGTMKPAAGRVDRGNLAIKTLGYLPQAAEIDRSFPLSVADTVAMGAWRSIGAFRGLGREAAKRTRESLQAVGLEGFESRSIGSLSSGQFQRVLFARLLLQDAAVILLDEPFTAIDARTTRDLLELVRVWHGQGRTVIAVLHDIDQVRQHFPQTLLMARETIAWGATSEVLNAANLRKGAEHG, from the coding sequence ATGAGTGCCGCCATTTCCCTCAAAGACCTCACGGTTGCCTATGAGCGCCGCCCGGCAGTGCACCACATGTCCGGGCGCTTCGAAGCCGGCAGCCTGACCGCCATCGTCGGGCCGAACGGGGCCGGCAAATCAACGCTGATCAAAGCCATTGCCGGGACCATGAAGCCTGCGGCGGGGCGCGTTGATCGCGGCAATCTGGCGATCAAGACCCTGGGTTATCTGCCACAGGCGGCAGAAATCGACCGCAGCTTTCCATTGAGTGTGGCCGACACCGTGGCCATGGGCGCCTGGCGCAGCATCGGTGCCTTTCGCGGCCTGGGTCGGGAGGCGGCAAAACGCACCCGGGAATCCTTGCAGGCGGTGGGCCTTGAGGGTTTCGAGTCGCGCAGTATCGGTTCGTTGTCGTCCGGGCAGTTCCAGCGGGTGTTGTTCGCCCGTTTGCTGTTGCAGGACGCCGCGGTGATTTTGCTCGACGAGCCTTTCACCGCCATCGACGCACGCACAACCCGGGATTTGCTGGAACTGGTGCGGGTCTGGCACGGGCAGGGCAGAACGGTGATTGCTGTGCTGCATGACATCGACCAGGTGCGTCAGCATTTCCCGCAGACCCTGCTCATGGCCCGGGAAACCATCGCCTGGGGCGCAACCAGCGAGGTGCTCAACGCCGCCAACCTGCGCAAGGGCGCGGAACATGGCTGA